In Flavobacteriales bacterium, the following are encoded in one genomic region:
- a CDS encoding TonB-dependent receptor, translating to MGIGNKIFFLITIVFIGCLNLCYALQTPKGTVEGQILSAGNNKPVQFCTVHITTVNVSTQTDEKGKFILPDIPYGSYNIEYFLIGFDKRIEKIVVDKPNIKIKTVLAQKAEMLKSVDIHGDRDGMGDMEHMRSIEGVLISEGKKNEVINVTNVTGNLAANQGRQIYAKIPGLNIWESGGSGIQLGIGGRGLNPSRTSNFNTRQDGYDISADALGYPESYYTPPAEAISKIQFLRGAAGLQFGTQFGGLVNFILHDGPEEEKFEVVSRNTYGSFGMFSSYLGMGLNKGKWKGYSYLKYRTGNEWRPNSKYNVYSGAINLKRELTDKTDLRVEYTKQYYLSQQPGGLTDAEFYSDPSQSKRARNWFKVDWNLAALSLDHKFSTNTNFKTQLFGLLASRQALGILGNISRPDNINDQRDLISGYFKNWGNETRLLHKYKVKDNIWAFLIGARYYQGYNLSKQGFADTSAAASFNYVDGARSRYEFPSSNIAVFTENILKLSKKFSLTPGVRFEHINTNAEGTYQEERFDLAGNQIFDSIYSDTRNNSRSLVIAGLGLRYNWKPVADFYSNISQNYRSINFTDMQIQNSNFRIDPNLSDETGYNFDLGVRGAKSNKWYYDASIFMLAYNNRIGEVDAVDSLTYIPYRLRTNISNAFTKGVEAVAEVDWLKVFVSDTCKYDLKTHVNVSFTESRYVNSDKPAFENKLVESVPPFNLKTGITFSTEKFTIAYQYSYVHEHYSDATNAGKDVNGKMVFIPGAIVGLIPSYDVMDLSFKYKIKRFQIETGINNLANELYFTRRATGYPGPGIIPSASRSFYITLQVKI from the coding sequence TTGGGAATCGGGAACAAAATATTCTTTTTAATAACCATTGTCTTCATAGGATGTTTGAACCTTTGCTATGCCCTGCAAACACCAAAGGGAACAGTCGAAGGCCAGATTCTTTCGGCGGGAAACAATAAACCGGTACAATTCTGTACGGTTCATATCACCACAGTTAATGTATCTACTCAAACCGATGAGAAAGGAAAGTTCATACTTCCTGATATTCCTTATGGGAGTTATAATATCGAGTATTTCTTGATTGGATTCGATAAGAGAATAGAAAAAATAGTTGTAGACAAACCGAATATTAAGATTAAAACGGTTTTAGCACAAAAGGCTGAAATGTTAAAATCCGTTGATATACATGGAGACAGGGATGGTATGGGTGATATGGAACACATGCGATCCATTGAAGGTGTTTTGATAAGTGAAGGGAAGAAGAATGAGGTAATCAATGTAACCAACGTTACGGGGAACTTGGCAGCCAATCAAGGAAGGCAGATCTATGCTAAAATACCTGGTCTTAATATCTGGGAAAGTGGAGGTTCTGGTATTCAATTAGGCATTGGTGGTAGAGGTCTTAATCCAAGTAGAACATCCAATTTTAATACGAGACAAGATGGGTACGACATAAGTGCGGATGCTCTTGGGTACCCCGAAAGCTATTATACACCACCAGCAGAGGCGATCAGTAAAATTCAATTCTTACGTGGCGCTGCAGGATTACAATTCGGAACTCAATTTGGAGGGCTGGTAAACTTTATTTTACATGACGGACCAGAAGAAGAGAAGTTTGAAGTAGTTAGTAGGAATACATATGGGTCTTTTGGGATGTTCAGTTCTTACTTAGGAATGGGTTTGAATAAGGGTAAATGGAAGGGATATAGTTACTTAAAATACAGAACAGGAAATGAGTGGCGACCAAATTCAAAGTACAATGTTTATTCCGGTGCTATCAATTTAAAGAGAGAATTGACGGACAAAACAGACTTGCGTGTAGAGTATACCAAGCAATACTATTTATCGCAACAGCCAGGGGGCTTAACAGATGCTGAGTTTTATTCTGATCCTAGTCAGTCGAAACGAGCGCGAAACTGGTTTAAAGTAGATTGGAATTTGGCTGCTCTGTCATTAGATCATAAGTTCTCTACGAACACGAATTTCAAAACACAATTATTTGGTTTATTGGCATCTCGACAAGCACTTGGTATATTAGGAAACATTAGCAGACCAGATAATATTAATGATCAGCGAGATTTAATATCTGGGTATTTTAAAAACTGGGGAAATGAAACTAGGCTCTTGCATAAATATAAAGTCAAGGATAATATTTGGGCGTTTCTTATTGGGGCGAGGTATTACCAAGGGTATAACCTGAGTAAACAAGGATTTGCGGATACCAGTGCGGCTGCAAGTTTTAATTATGTGGATGGAGCTAGGTCTAGGTATGAATTTCCAAGTAGTAACATTGCTGTTTTTACTGAAAACATCCTCAAGCTGAGTAAAAAATTTAGCCTTACACCTGGTGTACGTTTTGAACACATCAATACAAATGCAGAGGGTACCTATCAAGAGGAACGCTTTGATTTAGCGGGAAATCAAATTTTCGATTCTATTTATTCGGATACAAGAAATAACAGCAGATCACTTGTAATAGCTGGATTAGGATTAAGGTATAACTGGAAGCCGGTTGCTGATTTTTATTCGAATATTTCTCAGAATTATAGAAGCATCAATTTTACCGATATGCAAATTCAGAATAGTAATTTCAGAATAGATCCTAACCTTTCCGATGAGACAGGGTATAATTTCGACCTTGGTGTAAGAGGTGCAAAATCTAATAAGTGGTATTACGATGCGTCTATTTTTATGCTCGCATATAACAACAGAATAGGTGAGGTAGATGCAGTAGATTCTCTAACATATATTCCATATCGATTAAGAACTAATATTTCGAATGCGTTTACAAAAGGGGTGGAGGCAGTTGCTGAAGTGGATTGGTTAAAGGTGTTCGTTTCGGATACTTGTAAATACGATTTAAAAACACACGTGAATGTTTCTTTTACAGAATCTAGATATGTGAATTCGGATAAACCGGCATTTGAAAATAAGCTCGTTGAGTCGGTACCTCCTTTCAATCTAAAAACCGGAATTACTTTTTCAACGGAAAAGTTTACGATAGCCTATCAGTATTCGTATGTGCATGAACATTACAGCGATGCAACTAACGCTGGTAAAGATGTAAACGGTAAAATGGTTTTTATCCCTGGTGCTATTGTGGGATTAATACCATCCTATGATGTGATGGATTTATCGTTCAAGTATAAGATAAAACGATTTCAAATTGAAACAGGAATTAACAACTTGGCTAACGAACTTTACTTTACAAGACGAGCTACAGGGTACCCAGGTCCTGGAATTATACCCTCTGCTTCTAGGAGCTTTTATATTACTCTACAAGTAAAGATTTAA
- a CDS encoding imelysin family protein: protein MTTRYNKFNILYPILLIVVFGFSCCEKRRNSTPSETTDPYDNEAMLSNLATNYIVPAYSAYETETNQLKTDVASFNATPSTVGLQSVRTQWETALLTWQDVAFLEIGPASTIALRGQTNIYPVDTSEINDNIASGDYNLETVSNYTAKGFQAVDYLINGKGSTDQDIVDYYSETPNAKVYLQDVVDELASNATSVSSSWNSDYATSFIDNSASNAQGSSVSDLINSLVKHYETYVRKGKIGLPAGVFNGFSGQEMPTHVEALYYNQSLPFVHRSLTAIQKFIKGESYNDAVNGDGLDDYMAFVEAMSGTLPLEEVIDAQIENIILELNSISDPLSKEVVDNNSGVQAVYQEMQKLVPYLKVDMTNALDVLITYQDSDGD, encoded by the coding sequence ATGACAACGCGTTATAATAAGTTCAACATTTTATATCCAATACTATTGATTGTGGTGTTCGGGTTTTCATGTTGTGAAAAAAGGAGAAATTCAACTCCTAGCGAAACTACAGATCCATATGATAATGAGGCAATGTTATCTAACCTTGCCACAAATTATATTGTACCGGCTTACAGCGCATATGAAACGGAAACGAATCAGCTAAAAACAGATGTTGCCTCGTTTAATGCTACACCAAGTACAGTAGGATTGCAATCGGTAAGAACCCAGTGGGAAACAGCTCTTCTTACTTGGCAAGATGTTGCATTTTTGGAAATAGGTCCGGCTAGCACAATAGCTTTACGTGGACAAACAAATATTTACCCTGTCGATACATCTGAAATTAACGACAACATTGCATCAGGGGATTATAACTTAGAAACAGTTTCTAATTATACTGCGAAAGGATTTCAAGCTGTAGATTATCTAATAAACGGAAAGGGATCAACGGATCAAGATATTGTGGACTATTATTCAGAAACACCGAATGCAAAAGTTTATTTGCAGGATGTAGTTGATGAGTTGGCTTCGAATGCTACCTCAGTTAGCTCCTCATGGAACTCGGATTATGCAACTTCATTTATCGATAATAGTGCAAGTAATGCGCAAGGAAGTTCAGTGAGTGATTTAATTAATTCTCTTGTTAAGCACTATGAAACTTATGTTAGGAAAGGAAAAATAGGTTTACCAGCTGGAGTATTTAACGGTTTCTCTGGTCAGGAGATGCCAACTCATGTGGAAGCTTTATACTACAATCAATCTTTGCCATTTGTGCATCGATCTTTAACTGCAATCCAAAAATTTATAAAAGGAGAAAGCTACAACGACGCAGTTAATGGCGATGGATTGGATGACTACATGGCTTTTGTTGAGGCGATGTCCGGAACACTTCCTCTCGAAGAAGTAATTGATGCTCAAATAGAAAATATCATCTTGGAACTTAATAGTATTAGCGACCCTTTGTCTAAAGAAGTGGTTGATAATAATTCAGGTGTTCAAGCCGTATATCAGGAAATGCAGAAACTGGTTCCTTATTTAAAGGTAGACATGACTAATGCACTAGATGTATTAATCACATACCAGGACAGTGACGGTGATTAG